In a single window of the Cucumis melo cultivar AY chromosome 11, USDA_Cmelo_AY_1.0, whole genome shotgun sequence genome:
- the LOC103496368 gene encoding seed biotin-containing protein SBP65, which yields MASEQLSRRDNTTNEREIQVEKERVPQLTSHFEAIAGQGKATIPEKTEEKQRSGASGGRKEVHGISIAKGELPGREEERKRVEGEGGKPNETHELASQFESLAQKVRDNRETDTENERQRQDRENEQRVSKQRDSEQAKEKEGEIGTRQNQPSLDEISNYRAIAQERSNEAIRAAKERYEKANKESLHQGVEGKTEESEQRETEEGEENTVEVGGERTGLETVKETLTSAAKTAKDYTVPIAEKAKDYTVQKAIEAKDITVSAGQTTAHYLGEKAVAAKDVAVESGKVAAEYAGKAAEDLKDKAVVAGWSTAHYSCDTAMEGTKAAARLVKGAAEYAGAIAGKPLSAAKNVAQSTGESVKEYTARKKEVAEREATYKTGEKETMYEKTKGTFEGGKEELKGRGNEKRVDDDGGILGAIGETIYEIAQTTKEIVIGDGDESGKQSKLGFEIGEEEQYETDTRKEQRGL from the coding sequence ATGGCATCTGAGCAACTAAGCCGTAGAGACAACACTACaaatgaaagagagattcaaGTGGAGAAAGAAAGAGTTCCACAGTTGACAAGCCATTTTGAAGCTATAGCGGGGCAGGGGAAAGCTACAATTCCAGAGAAAACAGAGGAGAAACAGAGAAGTGGTGCAAGTGGAGGGAGGAAAGAGGTCCATGGTATCAGCATTGCTAAGGGGGAACTTCCTGGAAGAGAGgaggaaagaaaaagagttGAAGGTGAAGGTGGAAAGCCAAATGAGACTCATGAACTGGCTTCTCAATTCGAGTCACTTGCTCAAAAAGTAAGAGACAACAGAGAGACTGATACTGAAAATGAAAGGCAGAGACAAGATCGTGAGAATGAGCAGAGAGTTTCAAAACAGAGGGATTCAGAACAAGCAAAAGAGAAAGAAGGTGAGATAGGAACCCGtcaaaatcaaccatctcttGACGAAATTTCAAATTACAGAGCTATAGCACAGGAGAGATCTAACGAGGCAATACGAGCGGCGAAGGAACGCTATGAAAAAGCGAACAAAGAATCACTCCACCAAGGAGTTGAAGGCAAAACGGAGGAATCAGAACAGCGAGAGACAGAAGAAGGTGAAGAGAATACAGTTGAAGTAGGAGGTGAACGGACAGGTTTAGAGACAGTTAAAGAGACATTAACAAGTGCTGCGAAGACAGCAAAAGATTACACCGTACCAATAGCAGAGAAGGCCAAAGATTACACAGTTCAAAAGGCAATAGAAGCCAAAGATATTACAGTCTCCGCAGGACAAACAACAGCTCATTACCTTGGAGAGAAGGCAGTAGCAGCGAAAGATGTTGCAGTAGAAAGCGGGAAAGTAGCAGCTGAATATGCAGGAAAAGCAGCAGAGGATTTGAAGGATAAGGCAGTGGTTGCAGGGTGGAGCACAGCTCATTACTCATGTGACACAGCGATGGAAGGGACGAAAGCGGCGGCAAGGCTCGTGAAGGGAGCTGCAGAGTATGCTGGAGCCATAGCAGGGAAGCCACTGTCTGCCGCAAAGAATGTGGCTCAATCAACAGGGGAGAGTGTGAAGGAGTACACAGCAAGGAAGAAAGAAGTAGCAGAGAGAGAAGCCACGTACAAGACAGGTGAAAAAGAAACCATGTATGAAAAAACCAAAGGAACTTTTGAAGGAGGGAAAGAAGAACTGAAGGGAAGAGGAAATGAGAAGAGAGTGGATGATGATGGAGGGATATTGGGGGCAATTGGGGAGACCATATATGAGATTGCACAAACCACTAAGGAGATAGTAATTGGGGACGGTGATGAAAGTGGAAAACAGAGTAAATTAGGCTTTGAGATTGGGGAGGAAGAGCAATATGAAACTGATACAAGGAAGGAACAGAGAGGCTTATAG